Proteins encoded by one window of Gordonia jinghuaiqii:
- a CDS encoding class I SAM-dependent methyltransferase produces MTQAHRHTTHQHGTHAHGDHAHLASVLDLDAELLGSHIDDAATLIESALGRTPAHIVDLGAGTGTGTEVLARRFPHARLTAVDSSPEMTALIEQRARTAGFSSRLATVVADLDDGLPQVASPDVAWAAMSLHHVADPMSLLREIAAAVGPDGVVAIVEMAGVPQFLSGVEDDALRALEDRCHSASATAGWEALVDWTDALDDAGYDVLRHETIHVERDGPSQAVAQYARHWFGQYRHRLADDLEPADLTLIDELVDPARPAALHRRDDLTLRAGRLIWIARPRPAETRPATTDSRNEAS; encoded by the coding sequence ATGACCCAGGCTCACCGGCACACAACCCATCAGCACGGCACCCACGCGCACGGGGATCATGCACACCTCGCGTCCGTGCTCGACCTCGACGCCGAACTCCTCGGCAGTCATATCGACGACGCGGCCACACTCATCGAGTCCGCACTCGGGCGCACCCCGGCCCACATCGTCGATCTCGGCGCGGGGACCGGCACCGGCACCGAGGTGCTCGCCCGAAGGTTCCCGCACGCCCGGCTCACCGCCGTCGACAGCTCGCCCGAGATGACCGCACTCATCGAGCAGCGGGCCCGCACCGCGGGTTTCTCCTCGCGCCTGGCCACCGTCGTCGCCGACCTCGACGACGGGTTGCCCCAGGTCGCCTCACCCGATGTGGCGTGGGCGGCCATGTCGCTGCATCACGTCGCGGATCCGATGAGTCTGCTGCGGGAGATCGCGGCGGCGGTCGGTCCGGACGGCGTCGTCGCGATCGTCGAGATGGCGGGCGTACCGCAATTCCTGAGCGGCGTGGAGGACGACGCTCTCCGCGCCCTCGAGGACCGTTGTCATTCCGCCTCGGCGACGGCCGGCTGGGAGGCCCTCGTAGACTGGACGGACGCGCTCGACGATGCCGGTTATGACGTGCTCCGCCACGAGACCATCCACGTCGAGCGCGACGGCCCGAGCCAGGCGGTCGCGCAGTACGCACGGCATTGGTTCGGCCAGTATCGGCACCGCTTGGCCGATGACCTCGAACCTGCCGACCTGACCCTCATCGACGAACTGGTCGACCCCGCCAGACCCGCGGCGTTGCACCGGCGCGACGACCTGACCCTGCGCGCCGGGCGTCTGATCTGGATTGCCCGACCTCGGCCCGCCGAGACGCGCCCCGCCACCACCGATTCCCGGAACGAGGCATCATGA
- a CDS encoding L,D-transpeptidase, translating to MNPQTSVNRRSVLAAAGVGVLGVAVAACAGSGTGPGEDKPADPTVRLTFTPALDAEAPSPIAEISVRADDGFLNPDVKLTNPRGVVVEGALSPDRTTYTIGEPLGYGTDYTWSGTAVGTDGKVVPVAGTFTTLEPSSQLNVVVNIGDGQEVGIAAPLILKFNGTVEDKAAVERALTVTTTPPTEGSWAWLGEDNGSRVHWRPREYFAPGTKVNMVAKLYGLDHGGGAYGAADVTSDFSIGRAQVVKAVESSHRIVVLRDGAELMSLPCSYGGGDLDRNVTRSGIHVVTEKYEEFFMSNPAAGYFNIRERWAVRISNNGEFIHANPATVNVQGAANVTNGCINLSEADAERYFREAIYGDPVEVTGTRIPLSEADGDIYDWIFDWETWQGMSAIKGEVRESSVPATPRGAPTSNAPTSNAPAPR from the coding sequence ATGAACCCTCAGACCTCGGTGAACCGACGCTCCGTGCTCGCCGCGGCCGGAGTCGGCGTGCTCGGGGTCGCGGTCGCGGCCTGTGCGGGATCCGGCACCGGACCGGGCGAGGACAAGCCCGCCGACCCGACCGTCCGCCTCACCTTCACTCCCGCTCTCGACGCCGAGGCGCCGAGCCCGATCGCCGAGATCTCGGTCCGGGCCGACGACGGATTCCTCAATCCCGACGTGAAGCTGACGAACCCGCGCGGTGTGGTGGTCGAGGGCGCACTCTCACCGGACCGCACCACCTACACCATCGGCGAACCCCTGGGCTACGGCACCGACTACACCTGGAGCGGCACCGCGGTGGGCACCGACGGCAAGGTCGTCCCCGTGGCCGGGACCTTCACCACCCTGGAACCGTCGAGCCAGCTCAACGTCGTGGTCAACATCGGCGACGGCCAGGAGGTCGGCATCGCGGCGCCGCTCATCCTGAAGTTCAACGGGACCGTCGAGGACAAAGCGGCGGTCGAACGCGCGCTGACCGTCACCACGACCCCGCCGACCGAGGGTTCCTGGGCGTGGCTGGGGGAGGACAACGGATCGCGGGTCCACTGGCGTCCGCGCGAGTACTTCGCGCCCGGCACCAAGGTCAACATGGTGGCCAAGCTCTATGGGCTCGATCACGGCGGGGGAGCCTACGGCGCCGCCGACGTGACCAGTGATTTCTCCATCGGCCGCGCACAGGTGGTGAAGGCCGTGGAGTCCTCGCACCGCATCGTGGTGCTCCGCGACGGTGCGGAGCTCATGTCGTTGCCGTGCAGCTACGGCGGCGGTGACCTCGACCGCAACGTCACCCGCTCCGGAATCCACGTGGTGACCGAGAAGTACGAAGAGTTCTTCATGAGCAACCCGGCGGCGGGCTACTTCAACATCCGGGAGCGCTGGGCCGTGCGCATCTCCAACAACGGTGAGTTCATCCACGCCAACCCCGCGACCGTGAACGTCCAGGGCGCCGCGAACGTCACCAACGGCTGCATCAACCTGTCCGAGGCCGACGCCGAACGCTACTTCCGGGAGGCGATCTACGGCGACCCCGTCGAGGTCACCGGGACACGAATCCCGTTGTCGGAGGCCGACGGCGACATCTACGACTGGATCTTCGACTGGGAGACCTGGCAGGGGATGTCGGCGATCAAGGGTGAGGTACGCGAGTCGTCGGTGCCGGCGACACCCCGCGGCGCCCCGACGTCCAACGCACCGACGTCCAACGCACCCGCGCCACGCTGA
- the purU gene encoding formyltetrahydrofolate deformylase, whose product MATGQTTSTDQTEHRYVLTLGCPDQTGIVARISTFLTDIGGWITEAAYHSDEETGWFFTRQAIRTDSVSLSATELRARFAAEVAAELGDETEWRLTDSRETKSAVLLVSKETHCLIDLLGRAHRGELPATIRAVIGNHRELEDLSTRFGVPFHHVPFASERKAEAFAELGRIVEGYRPDAVVLARFMQILPPQLCDAWAGRAINIHHSFLPSFIGARPYHQAFARGVKLIGATCHYVTADLDAGPIIEQDVIRVDHSDSVADMVRQGRDIETLVLSRGLRWHLEDRVLVHGRKTVIFN is encoded by the coding sequence GTGGCCACCGGACAGACGACCTCGACAGACCAGACCGAGCACCGCTATGTGTTGACGCTCGGCTGCCCAGACCAGACGGGCATCGTCGCCCGGATATCGACCTTCCTCACCGACATCGGCGGCTGGATCACCGAGGCGGCATATCACTCCGACGAGGAGACCGGGTGGTTCTTCACCCGCCAGGCGATCCGCACGGATTCGGTGTCGCTGAGCGCGACCGAACTCCGGGCGAGATTCGCCGCCGAGGTCGCCGCGGAGCTCGGCGACGAGACCGAGTGGCGGCTGACCGATTCGCGGGAGACCAAATCCGCGGTGTTGCTGGTGAGCAAGGAAACCCACTGCCTCATCGACCTTCTCGGACGCGCACACCGCGGCGAGCTACCCGCGACCATCCGGGCGGTCATCGGCAACCACCGCGAACTCGAAGATCTGTCGACGCGTTTCGGTGTCCCTTTCCACCACGTTCCTTTCGCCTCCGAGCGCAAGGCCGAGGCCTTTGCCGAGCTCGGGCGGATCGTGGAGGGTTATCGACCCGACGCCGTGGTGTTGGCCCGGTTCATGCAGATCCTGCCACCGCAGTTGTGCGACGCCTGGGCCGGCCGCGCGATCAACATCCACCACAGCTTTCTGCCGAGTTTCATCGGCGCCCGGCCGTATCATCAGGCTTTCGCGCGGGGCGTGAAGCTGATCGGCGCCACCTGCCATTACGTCACCGCCGACCTCGACGCCGGGCCGATCATCGAGCAGGACGTGATTCGCGTCGACCACAGCGATTCCGTCGCCGACATGGTCCGACAGGGCCGCGACATCGAGACTCTCGTCCTCTCCCGCGGCCTGCGCTGGCATCTCGAAGACCGCGTCCTCGTGCACGGACGAAAGACCGTGATCTTCAACTGA
- a CDS encoding SDR family NAD(P)-dependent oxidoreductase has product MSPDTASQPTESRPIAVVTGASSGIGAATARQLARQGYHVVVGARRVDRVEALAAEIGGTGRQLDVTDEASVAAFVEGLDTVAVLVNNAGGAKGLDPVATADLDDWRWMWETNVLGSLRLTKALIPALIASGDGLIVAITSVAALEVYDNGAGYTSAKHAQAITHRTLRYELLGKPVRLTEIAPGMVETDFSLVRFEGDRERADAVYEGLTPLTADDVAEVIGFVASRPPHVNLDQIVLKPRDQASARRNIKTG; this is encoded by the coding sequence ATGAGCCCAGACACCGCTTCGCAGCCGACCGAATCCCGACCCATCGCCGTGGTGACCGGCGCCAGCTCCGGCATCGGTGCGGCAACCGCGCGTCAGCTCGCCCGGCAGGGCTATCACGTGGTGGTCGGCGCACGCCGCGTCGATCGGGTGGAGGCGCTGGCCGCCGAGATCGGCGGTACGGGCAGGCAACTCGACGTCACCGACGAGGCGTCGGTCGCCGCTTTCGTCGAGGGCCTCGACACCGTCGCAGTGCTGGTGAACAACGCCGGCGGCGCCAAGGGTCTCGACCCGGTCGCCACCGCCGACCTCGACGACTGGCGCTGGATGTGGGAGACGAACGTGCTGGGCAGTCTCCGGCTCACCAAAGCGCTCATCCCGGCGCTCATCGCCTCGGGTGACGGGCTGATCGTCGCGATCACCTCAGTCGCCGCGCTCGAGGTCTACGACAACGGCGCCGGCTACACCTCAGCCAAGCACGCGCAGGCGATCACCCACCGCACCTTGCGCTACGAGCTGCTCGGCAAGCCGGTCCGGCTCACCGAGATCGCACCCGGCATGGTCGAGACGGACTTCTCGCTCGTGCGCTTCGAGGGCGACCGGGAACGCGCCGACGCCGTGTATGAGGGGCTCACCCCGCTGACCGCCGACGACGTCGCCGAGGTCATCGGATTCGTGGCGTCACGCCCCCCGCACGTCAACCTCGACCAGATCGTCCTCAAGCCGCGCGACCAGGCATCGGCCCGCCGCAACATCAAGACCGGCTGA
- the deoC gene encoding deoxyribose-phosphate aldolase, which produces MTNKDLRRSDVAALIDHTLLKPEATRADAEATVAEAARLGVFAVCLSPSMLPIDTGEQRTCVVAGFPSGKHHSLVKAAEARLAVDSGAHEIDMVIDVGAAVDGRYDEVFADVLTVREAIGDSTLLKVIIESAALLQLAGPDTVTQVCRRAEQAGASMVKTSTGFHPAGGASVEAVALMRAAVGARVGVKASGGIRTAGFAAELIAAGATRLGLSASATVLDGFPE; this is translated from the coding sequence GTGACGAACAAGGACCTACGGCGTAGCGACGTCGCTGCGCTCATCGACCACACCCTCCTCAAGCCCGAGGCCACCCGGGCCGACGCCGAGGCCACCGTCGCCGAAGCCGCCCGGCTCGGCGTGTTCGCGGTCTGTCTGTCGCCGTCGATGCTGCCGATCGACACCGGAGAACAGCGGACATGCGTCGTCGCGGGTTTCCCCTCCGGTAAACACCATTCGCTGGTCAAGGCCGCCGAGGCGCGTCTTGCCGTGGACTCCGGGGCGCACGAGATCGACATGGTCATCGACGTCGGCGCCGCCGTGGACGGTCGCTACGACGAGGTGTTCGCCGACGTACTCACCGTCCGCGAGGCGATCGGGGACTCGACGCTGCTGAAGGTCATCATCGAATCGGCCGCGCTGCTGCAGCTCGCCGGTCCCGACACGGTCACGCAGGTGTGCCGGCGAGCCGAGCAGGCGGGCGCGTCGATGGTGAAGACGTCGACCGGCTTTCATCCCGCGGGCGGCGCGAGTGTGGAGGCCGTGGCGCTGATGCGCGCCGCGGTCGGTGCCCGCGTGGGGGTCAAGGCGAGCGGGGGCATCCGGACCGCCGGGTTCGCGGCCGAACTGATCGCCGCCGGCGCCACCCGTCTCGGGCTCTCGGCATCGGCCACCGTCCTCGACGGGTTTCCCGAGTAG
- a CDS encoding helix-turn-helix domain-containing protein produces MTQELDVVVRQRIRGLRVAKGWTLDALAARCYLSPSTLSRIETGHRRVALDQLVPIARALGTTLDQLVEPADDTDVVIRPQPHTVEGMTMWLLSRENTPQGVTVAKMRFEREEPVGELRVHPGWEWFTVLSGTVRLWLGDRTIVVPEGDAAEFSTMIPHAICAYEGPAEVLSIMDHAGERAHVPTGAARPGSADGPSAHDDV; encoded by the coding sequence ATGACGCAAGAACTGGATGTGGTTGTACGCCAGCGCATTCGTGGACTCCGGGTGGCTAAGGGCTGGACGCTCGACGCTCTCGCCGCCCGGTGCTACCTGTCACCGTCGACTCTGAGCCGGATCGAGACCGGTCACCGGCGCGTCGCGCTGGATCAGCTCGTGCCGATCGCACGCGCCCTGGGGACCACCCTGGACCAGCTGGTGGAACCGGCCGACGACACCGATGTGGTCATCCGGCCGCAGCCGCACACCGTCGAGGGCATGACCATGTGGTTGCTGTCCAGGGAGAACACCCCGCAGGGGGTGACCGTCGCGAAGATGCGTTTCGAGCGGGAGGAGCCGGTCGGGGAGCTGCGTGTCCACCCGGGCTGGGAGTGGTTCACCGTGCTGTCGGGGACGGTGAGACTCTGGCTGGGCGACCGTACGATCGTCGTGCCCGAAGGTGATGCCGCGGAGTTCTCCACGATGATCCCGCATGCGATCTGCGCGTACGAGGGACCGGCGGAGGTGCTGTCGATCATGGATCACGCCGGTGAGCGCGCGCACGTGCCCACCGGGGCCGCGAGACCGGGCAGCGCGGATGGTCCTTCCGCACACGACGACGTCTGA
- a CDS encoding NAD(P)/FAD-dependent oxidoreductase, with the protein MTALDSRETSTTTTDYDVAIVGGGAAGLSAATVLARSLRKVVVIDAGQPRNGPAAGAHNVLGQEGIAPAELLARGRAEATGYGAEIRSGTVVDARRDPDEEADRFTLGLAGGETVSARRLILATGLVDELPEIPGVAELWGGDVLHCPYCHGYEVRGTRIAVIATRPMSAHQALMFRQLSDQVTVIAHDPDALSDEDRAHFDAVGIDVVDQPVERVRTRGETTPSLDGVLLTDGTVHDADAVVVSPRFAVRGDLYLQLGGTLTDGPMGGSIETGPMGETELPGVWAVGNSTTVHAMVTVAMGEGVSAGAAANASLVSAELEAKVAALA; encoded by the coding sequence ATGACCGCACTTGACTCACGCGAAACCTCCACCACCACAACCGATTACGACGTAGCGATCGTCGGCGGCGGGGCCGCCGGCCTCAGCGCCGCAACCGTGCTCGCCCGATCACTGCGCAAGGTCGTCGTCATCGACGCGGGGCAACCGCGCAACGGCCCGGCCGCGGGTGCGCACAACGTGTTGGGCCAGGAGGGCATCGCACCGGCCGAGCTGCTGGCCCGAGGCCGCGCGGAGGCAACCGGTTACGGTGCCGAGATCCGCTCCGGCACCGTCGTCGACGCGCGCCGTGACCCCGACGAGGAGGCCGATCGTTTCACGCTGGGTCTCGCCGGAGGCGAGACGGTGAGTGCGCGGCGGCTGATTCTCGCGACGGGTCTCGTCGACGAGCTCCCCGAGATCCCCGGCGTCGCCGAACTGTGGGGTGGCGACGTGCTGCACTGCCCCTACTGCCACGGCTACGAGGTTCGCGGCACACGGATCGCGGTGATCGCGACCAGGCCGATGTCGGCGCATCAGGCACTCATGTTCAGGCAGCTCAGTGACCAGGTCACGGTCATCGCACATGACCCCGACGCCCTGTCGGACGAGGATCGCGCGCATTTCGACGCGGTCGGCATCGACGTCGTCGACCAGCCGGTCGAGCGAGTCCGCACCCGCGGCGAGACCACCCCCTCCCTCGACGGTGTGCTCCTGACCGACGGCACGGTGCACGACGCCGATGCGGTGGTCGTGTCGCCCCGATTCGCCGTGCGCGGCGACCTCTACCTGCAGCTGGGTGGCACGCTCACCGACGGCCCGATGGGCGGATCGATCGAGACCGGACCGATGGGCGAGACCGAACTACCCGGCGTGTGGGCCGTCGGCAACAGCACCACCGTGCACGCGATGGTGACGGTGGCGATGGGCGAGGGAGTGTCCGCGGGCGCGGCGGCCAACGCCAGCCTGGTGTCGGCCGAACTCGAGGCGAAGGTCGCCGCTCTGGCATGA